From one Streptomyces spiramyceticus genomic stretch:
- the coaBC gene encoding bifunctional phosphopantothenoylcysteine decarboxylase/phosphopantothenate--cysteine ligase CoaBC — protein sequence MDKARKPKVVLGVSGGIAAYKACELLRRLTESGHDVRVVPTDSALHFVGEATWSALSGNPVSTEVWSDVHEVPHVRIGQHADLVVVAPATADMLAKAAHGLADDLLTNTLLTARCPVIFAPAMHTEMWEHPATQENVATLRRRGAVVVEPAVGRLTGVDTGKGRLPDPDEIFELCRRVLARGVSEPDLAGRHVVISAGGTREPLDPVRYLGNRSSGKQGYALARTAVARGARVTLIEANTGLPDPAGADVVRVGTAVQLREAVLKAAADADAVVMAAAVADFRPAAYASGKIKKKDGQEPAAVELVRNPDILAELAKIAAERSKPGQVVVGFAAETDNVLANGRDKLRRKGCDLLVVNEVGERKTFGSEENEAVVLAADGDETPVPYGPKEALADTVWDLVTRRLG from the coding sequence GTGGACAAGGCACGCAAGCCGAAGGTCGTGCTGGGGGTCAGCGGGGGCATCGCCGCATACAAGGCGTGCGAGCTGCTGCGGCGGCTGACCGAGTCCGGTCACGACGTACGGGTCGTGCCGACCGACTCGGCGCTGCACTTCGTGGGCGAGGCCACCTGGTCGGCGCTTTCCGGCAACCCCGTCTCGACCGAGGTCTGGTCCGACGTCCACGAGGTCCCGCACGTACGCATCGGTCAGCACGCCGACCTCGTCGTCGTCGCCCCCGCCACCGCCGACATGCTGGCCAAGGCGGCGCACGGCCTCGCAGACGACCTCCTCACCAATACGCTCCTCACCGCCCGCTGTCCGGTGATCTTCGCACCCGCCATGCACACCGAGATGTGGGAGCACCCGGCCACCCAGGAGAACGTCGCGACGCTGCGCCGCCGCGGGGCGGTCGTCGTCGAGCCCGCGGTGGGCCGGCTGACCGGTGTCGACACGGGCAAGGGGCGGCTGCCCGACCCGGACGAGATCTTCGAGCTCTGCCGCCGGGTCCTCGCGCGCGGCGTCAGCGAACCGGACCTCGCGGGCCGCCATGTCGTGATCAGCGCGGGCGGTACGCGCGAACCGCTCGACCCCGTGCGGTACCTGGGCAACCGTTCCTCCGGCAAGCAGGGCTACGCCCTGGCCCGCACCGCCGTCGCGCGCGGCGCCCGGGTCACGCTCATCGAGGCCAACACCGGCCTGCCGGACCCGGCCGGCGCCGACGTCGTCCGCGTGGGGACCGCGGTGCAGCTGCGCGAGGCCGTGCTCAAGGCGGCCGCCGACGCCGACGCGGTGGTGATGGCGGCGGCCGTCGCCGACTTCCGCCCGGCGGCGTACGCCTCGGGAAAGATCAAGAAGAAGGACGGCCAGGAGCCCGCGGCCGTCGAGCTGGTCCGTAATCCCGACATCCTCGCCGAGCTCGCCAAGATCGCAGCCGAGCGGAGCAAGCCCGGCCAGGTGGTCGTCGGCTTCGCCGCCGAGACCGACAACGTCCTCGCCAACGGCCGGGACAAGCTCCGGCGCAAGGGCTGTGACCTGCTGGTCGTCAATGAGGTGGGGGAGCGCAAGACGTTCGGCTCCGAGGAGAACGAAGCCGTGGTGCTCGCCGCCGACGGGGACGAGACCCCGGTTCCGTACGGACCCAAGGAAGCCCTCGCCGACACGGTCTGGGACCTTGTGACACGTCGA